One stretch of Halichoerus grypus chromosome 8, mHalGry1.hap1.1, whole genome shotgun sequence DNA includes these proteins:
- the LCTL gene encoding lactase-like protein isoform X1, with product MKPVRGVTLWWVLLLVSRLGATRKGSPEEASFYYGTFPLGFSWGVGSSAFQTEGAWDQDGKGPSIWDAFTHSGKGKVLGDETADVACDGYYKVQEDIILLRELHVSHYRFSLSWPRLLPTGVRADKVNKRGIKFYSDFIDALLKSNITPIVTLHHWDLPQLLQVKYGGWQNVSMISYFGDYANLCFEAFGDRVKHWITFSDPRTMAEKGYETGRHAPGLQLPGTGLYKAAHHIIKAHAQAWHSYNSTWRGKQRGLVGISLNCDWGEPVDMSSHKDIEAAERYLQFCLGWFANPIYAGDYPQVMKDRIGKKSAEQGLDMSRLPVFSLQEKSYIKGTSDFLGLGHFTTRYITERKYPSRQGPSYQNDRDLVELVDPNWPDPGSKWLYSVPWGFRRLLHFAQTQYGNPPIYVTENGASQILHCMQLCDEWRIQYLKGYINEMLKAIKDGANIKGYTSWSLLDKFEWEKGYSDRYGFYYVEFNNRNKPRYPKASVQYYRKIITANGFPNPREVESWYLKALETCSINNQMLAAEPLLSHMQMVTEIVVPTVCTLCVLISAVLLMLLLRSQS from the exons ATGAAGCCAGTGCGGGGTGTCACACTTTGGTGGGTGCTACTGCTGGTGTCCAGGCTGGGGGCCACCAGGAAGGGATCCCCAGAAGAGGCCTCCTTCTACTATGGAACCTTCCCACTTG GCTTCTCCTGGGGCGTGGGCAGTTCCGCCTTCCAGACGGAGGGAGCCTGGGACCAGGATGGGAAAGGGCCCAGCATCTGGGATGCCTTCACTCACAGTGGGAAGGGCAAGGTGCTTGGGGATGAGACAGCAGATGTGGCTTGTGATGGTTACTACAAGGTGCAG GAGGACATCATCCTGCTCAGGGAGCTGCACGTGAGCCACTACCGATTCTCCCTGTCTTGGCCTCGGCTCCTACCCACCGGCGTCCGAG CTGACAAGGTGAACAAGAGGGGAATCAAGTTCTACAGTGACTTCATTGATGCCCTCCTGAAGAGCAACATCACCCCCATCGTGACCCTGCACCACTGGGATCTCCCACAG CTGCTCCAGGTCAAGTACGGTGGGTGGCAGAATGTGAGCATGATCAGCTACTTCGGGGATTACGCCAATCTGTGCTTTGAGGCCTTTGGGGACCGGGTGAAGCACTGGATCACTTTCAGTGATCCTCGG ACAATGGCAGAGAAAGGCTACGAGACGGGCCGCCACGCTCCAGGCTTGCAGCTCCCCGGCACGGGCCTGTACAAGGCAGCGCACCACATCATTAAG GCCCACGCCCAAGCCTGGCATTCCTACAACAGCACGTGGCGCGGCAAGCAGCGAG GTCTGGTGGGGATCTCATTAAACTGCGATTGGGGGGAACCCGTGGACATGAGTAGCCACAAGGACATAGAAGCTGCCGAGAGATACCTACAGTTCTGCCTGGGCTGGTTTGCCAACCCCATCTATGCCGGAGACTACCCTCAAGTCATGAAGGACCGGATCG GGAAAAAGAGTGCAGAGCAAGGCCTGGATATGTCAAGGTTACCAGTGTTCTCACTCCAGGAAAAAAGCTACATTAAAGGCACATCTGATTTCTTGGGATTAGGCCATTTTACTACTCGGTACATCACAGAAAGGAAATACCCCTCCCGCCAGGGGCCCAGCTACCAGAATGATCGTGACTTAGTAGAACTGGTTGACCCAAACTGGCCCGATCCAGGGTCTAAGTGGCTCTATTCTGTGCCATGGGGCTTTAGGAGGCTCCTCCACTTTGCTCAG ACTCAATACGGCAATCCTCCCATCTATGTGACAGAAAACGGCGCGTCtcaaatattacactgtatgcagTTATGTGATGAATGGAGAATTCAGTACCTTAAGGGCTACATAAATGAAATGCTAAAAG CTATAAAAGATGGTGCTAATATAAAAGGGTATACTTCCTGGTCTTTGTTGGATAAGTTTGAATGGGAGAAAGGATACTCAGATAGATATGGATTCTACTACGTCGAATTTAACAACAGAAATAAGCCGCGCTACCCAAAGGCGTCAGTTCAATATTACAGGAAGATTATCACTGCCAATGGGTTTCCCAACCCAAGAGAG GTGGAGAGTTGGTACCTCAAAGCCTTGGAAACTTGTTCTATCAACAACCAGATGCTTGCTGCAG AGCCTCTGCTAAGTCACATGCAGATGGTGACAGAGATCGTGGTACCTACGGTCTGCACCCTCTGTGTACTCATCTCTGCAGTTCTCCTGATGCTCCTCCTGCGAAGCCAGAGCTGA
- the LCTL gene encoding lactase-like protein isoform X2 — MISYFGDYANLCFEAFGDRVKHWITFSDPRTMAEKGYETGRHAPGLQLPGTGLYKAAHHIIKAHAQAWHSYNSTWRGKQRGLVGISLNCDWGEPVDMSSHKDIEAAERYLQFCLGWFANPIYAGDYPQVMKDRIGKKSAEQGLDMSRLPVFSLQEKSYIKGTSDFLGLGHFTTRYITERKYPSRQGPSYQNDRDLVELVDPNWPDPGSKWLYSVPWGFRRLLHFAQTQYGNPPIYVTENGASQILHCMQLCDEWRIQYLKGYINEMLKEPLLSHMQMVTEIVVPTVCTLCVLISAVLLMLLLRSQS, encoded by the exons ATGATCAGCTACTTCGGGGATTACGCCAATCTGTGCTTTGAGGCCTTTGGGGACCGGGTGAAGCACTGGATCACTTTCAGTGATCCTCGG ACAATGGCAGAGAAAGGCTACGAGACGGGCCGCCACGCTCCAGGCTTGCAGCTCCCCGGCACGGGCCTGTACAAGGCAGCGCACCACATCATTAAG GCCCACGCCCAAGCCTGGCATTCCTACAACAGCACGTGGCGCGGCAAGCAGCGAG GTCTGGTGGGGATCTCATTAAACTGCGATTGGGGGGAACCCGTGGACATGAGTAGCCACAAGGACATAGAAGCTGCCGAGAGATACCTACAGTTCTGCCTGGGCTGGTTTGCCAACCCCATCTATGCCGGAGACTACCCTCAAGTCATGAAGGACCGGATCG GGAAAAAGAGTGCAGAGCAAGGCCTGGATATGTCAAGGTTACCAGTGTTCTCACTCCAGGAAAAAAGCTACATTAAAGGCACATCTGATTTCTTGGGATTAGGCCATTTTACTACTCGGTACATCACAGAAAGGAAATACCCCTCCCGCCAGGGGCCCAGCTACCAGAATGATCGTGACTTAGTAGAACTGGTTGACCCAAACTGGCCCGATCCAGGGTCTAAGTGGCTCTATTCTGTGCCATGGGGCTTTAGGAGGCTCCTCCACTTTGCTCAG ACTCAATACGGCAATCCTCCCATCTATGTGACAGAAAACGGCGCGTCtcaaatattacactgtatgcagTTATGTGATGAATGGAGAATTCAGTACCTTAAGGGCTACATAAATGAAATGCTAAAAG AGCCTCTGCTAAGTCACATGCAGATGGTGACAGAGATCGTGGTACCTACGGTCTGCACCCTCTGTGTACTCATCTCTGCAGTTCTCCTGATGCTCCTCCTGCGAAGCCAGAGCTGA
- the LCTL gene encoding lactase-like protein isoform X3 yields the protein MISYFGDYANLCFEAFGDRVKHWITFSDPRAHAQAWHSYNSTWRGKQRGLVGISLNCDWGEPVDMSSHKDIEAAERYLQFCLGWFANPIYAGDYPQVMKDRIGKKSAEQGLDMSRLPVFSLQEKSYIKGTSDFLGLGHFTTRYITERKYPSRQGPSYQNDRDLVELVDPNWPDPGSKWLYSVPWGFRRLLHFAQTQYGNPPIYVTENGASQILHCMQLCDEWRIQYLKGYINEMLKEPLLSHMQMVTEIVVPTVCTLCVLISAVLLMLLLRSQS from the exons ATGATCAGCTACTTCGGGGATTACGCCAATCTGTGCTTTGAGGCCTTTGGGGACCGGGTGAAGCACTGGATCACTTTCAGTGATCCTCGG GCCCACGCCCAAGCCTGGCATTCCTACAACAGCACGTGGCGCGGCAAGCAGCGAG GTCTGGTGGGGATCTCATTAAACTGCGATTGGGGGGAACCCGTGGACATGAGTAGCCACAAGGACATAGAAGCTGCCGAGAGATACCTACAGTTCTGCCTGGGCTGGTTTGCCAACCCCATCTATGCCGGAGACTACCCTCAAGTCATGAAGGACCGGATCG GGAAAAAGAGTGCAGAGCAAGGCCTGGATATGTCAAGGTTACCAGTGTTCTCACTCCAGGAAAAAAGCTACATTAAAGGCACATCTGATTTCTTGGGATTAGGCCATTTTACTACTCGGTACATCACAGAAAGGAAATACCCCTCCCGCCAGGGGCCCAGCTACCAGAATGATCGTGACTTAGTAGAACTGGTTGACCCAAACTGGCCCGATCCAGGGTCTAAGTGGCTCTATTCTGTGCCATGGGGCTTTAGGAGGCTCCTCCACTTTGCTCAG ACTCAATACGGCAATCCTCCCATCTATGTGACAGAAAACGGCGCGTCtcaaatattacactgtatgcagTTATGTGATGAATGGAGAATTCAGTACCTTAAGGGCTACATAAATGAAATGCTAAAAG AGCCTCTGCTAAGTCACATGCAGATGGTGACAGAGATCGTGGTACCTACGGTCTGCACCCTCTGTGTACTCATCTCTGCAGTTCTCCTGATGCTCCTCCTGCGAAGCCAGAGCTGA
- the ZWILCH gene encoding protein zwilch homolog isoform X3, translated as MAHNPNMTHLKINHPVTALPPLWVRCDSSDPEGTCWLGAELVTTNNSITGIVLYTVSCKADKNYSVNLEDLKSSHKKRHHLSTVTARGSAQYELFKSTALDDTLAASQTTITLDISWSPVDEILQTPPLSSTAALNIKVESGEPRGPLNHLQRELKFLLVLADGLRTGVTEWPEPLEVKSAVELVQEFLNDLNKLDGFGDSTKKDTETVKHDTAAVDRSIECLFTVRGDLDFAEQLWFKMSGSVISYQDLVKCFTLIMQSLQRGDIQPWLHSGSNSLLSKLIHQSYHGTMDTVALSGTIPVKMLLEIGLDKLKKDYISFFIGQELASLNHLEYFITPSVDIQEQVYRVQKLHHILEILVSCMLFIKPQHELLFALTQSCVKYYKQNPLDEQHIFQLPVRPTAVKSLYQSEKPQKWQVEISGGQKKVKTVWQLSDSAPVDHLSFHKSDVSELTLNGSLEERMSFTNLVTCSQVHFK; from the exons ATGGCTCACAATCCTAATATGACCCACTTGAAGATTAATCATCCAGTtactgcccttcctcccctgtGGGTAAGGTGTGACAGTTCAGATCCTGAAGGGACCTGTTGGCTGGGAGCTGAGCTTGTCACCACAAATAACAGCATTACAGGAATTGTCTTATATACAGTCAGTTGTAAAG CTGATAAAAATTACTCTGTAAATCTTGAAGACCTGAAAAGTTCACATAAGAAAAGACATCACTTATCTACG GTAACAGCCAGGGGCTCCGCCCAGTATGAGCTCTTTAAGTCCACAGCCTTGGATGACACACTTGCTGCATCACAAACTACAATCACTTTGGATATTTCGTGGAGTCCTGTGGATGAGATTCTTCAAACCCCCCCACTTTCTTCAACTGCAGCTCTG AATATTAAAGTGGAATCGGGAGAGCCCAGAGGTCCTTTGAATCATCTTCAAAGAGAACTGAAATTTCTCCTT GTTTTGGCTGATGGTTTGCGGACTGGTGTAACGGAATGGCCTGAGCCTCTGGAAGTAAAATCTGCTGTTGAACTTGTGCAGGAATTTCTGAATG ACTTAAATAAGCTGGATGGATTTGGTGATTctacaaaaaaagacacagag ACAGTGAAGCATGACACTGCTGCGGTTGATCGCTCCATCGAATGTCTCTTCACAGTACGGGGGGATCTGGATTTTGCTGAGCAGCTGTGGTTCAAAATGAGTGGTA GTGTGATTTCATATCAAGACTTGGTGAAGTGTTTCACATTGATCATGCAGAGTCTACAACGTGGTGATATACAGCCATGG ctCCATAGTGGGAGTAACAGTTTACTCAGTAagctgattcatcagtcttatcaTGGAACCATGGACACAGTTGCTCTCAGTGGGACTATTCCAGTCAAGATGCTTTTGGAAATTGGTCTGGACAAACTAAAGAAAGATTATATCAGTTTTTTCATAG GTCAGGAACTTGCATCTTTGAATCATTTg GAATATTTCATTACTCCATCAGTAGATATACAAGAACAGGTGTATCGTGTTCAAAAACTCCACCATATTCTAGAAATATTAGTCAGTTGCATGCTTTTCATTAAGCCCCAACACGAGCTCCTCTTTGCTTTAACACA atccTGCGTAAAATATTACAAACAAAATCCTCTTGATGAGCAACACATTTTTCAGCTGCCAGTCAGACCAACTGCTGTAAAAAGCTTATATCAAAG tgAGAAGCCACAGAAATGGCAAGTGGAAATAAGTGGTGGTCAGAAGAAGgtgaaaacagtttggcagctgAGTGACAGCGCACCTGTAGACCATCTGAGCTTCCACAAATCTG ATGTTTCTGAGTTAACATTGAATGGTAGCCTGGAAGAAAGGATGTCCTTTACTAACCTGGTTACCTGCAGCCAGGTGCATTTCAAGTGA